One region of Armigeres subalbatus isolate Guangzhou_Male chromosome 3, GZ_Asu_2, whole genome shotgun sequence genomic DNA includes:
- the LOC134224213 gene encoding ATP-dependent RNA helicase DDX24-like — protein sequence MVQKGKKFKQRFKPPTSSGPKTLPEASWKHVKLSGPVICDDGGDLAGLIGLEILENYDRALVKKDKKKKVDEDSLVLEKVQKTRATKKSSKRVSDDSEDDIDIKLPSKKKQQQLKRKRQSDSFSEESDDDSGFDDKPLKKQQKVEKRQNNAPTEPLHNVEDDELEQDHVPGRFVMLHKTAEDGSETKKKKRKRRKNKKKDKSAPKKADSTKTYSSAEYFKWTELGVSEPIVRALADKGFRHPTEIQILSLPVAIMGRRDLLGAAETGSGKTLAFGIPLLEGIMKLKASEPCRLKEHDSGKQGEGREGHELTPPPEDLEYYPEPDGANSSVLLAKDLDDEKEQMEKPLYALILTPTRELAVQINDHLKAVTKYTDIKIATVFGGLATVKQERMLKKCPEIVIATPGRLWELIQARNPHLSKVDRIRFLVIDETDRMLEKGHFEELKQLLEMINKNEEATKLRRNYIFSATLTMDHDLPEHLVAKAKKNKKLNVMKETTGQRLNNLVQIIGMTEPKVVDITQQHGTAHTLVESRILCKAEHKDYYLYYFLQRHPGRTLVFCNSIDCVKRLVSLFGYLNCDPLSLFGSMQQRQRLKNLERFTQNPAALLIATDVAARGLDIPNVDHVIHYQVPKATENYVHRSGRTARASKEGITVLLIGANEVSDYVKLNQALGRTEDLPMYPTSERMMKQIKERVNLARDIEKMDLRQRRSNESRSWEDKVAKEFQSDSDLDSEQEEERKLAKGKEKRQMKARRFELSRLLANPIVMDRIELKFPTSTVSVNLPAEKEHSAINLVKRVVEENIHFKKQRNKKKKFE from the exons ATGgtacagaaaggcaaaaagtttaAGCAAAGATTTAAGCCCCCTACCTCCAGCGGACCAAAAACTcttccggaagcctcctggaaGCATGTCAAACTAAGTGGCCCTGTGATCTGCGATGATGGGGGCGATTTGGCCGGATTGATTGGCCTGGAGATTCTGGAAAACTACGATCGCGCTTTGGTAAAAAAGGATAAAAAGAAG AAAGTAGACGAAGATTCTCTTGTGCTAGAAAAAGTCCAAAAAACGCGAGCGACCAAAAAAAGCTCAAAGAGAGTCTCCGACGACAGTGAAGATGATATCGATATAAAACTGCCATCCAAAAAGAAACAGCAGCAGTTGAAAAGGAAAAGGCAATCGGATTCATTTTCGGAAGAAAGCGACGATGATTCAGGATTCGATGATAAACCACTAAAAAAGCAGCAGAAAGTGGAAAAACGGCAAAATAATGCACCCACTGAACCACTCCACAATGTAGAGGATGATGAATTAGAACAGGATCATGTTCCTGGCCGTTTTGTCATGTTGCATAAGACTGCAGAAGATGGAAGCGAAACtaagaaaaagaaaaggaagaggcgtaaaaacaagaaaaaggaTAAATCTGCACCGAAGAAAGCGGATTCAACCAAGACTTACTCGAGTGCAGAATATTTC AAATGGACCGAACTCGGTGTCTCTGAGCCGATCGTACGGGCTCTGGCTGACAAGGGTTTCCGTCATCCGACCGAGATCCAAATACTTTCGTTGCCGGTCGCCATCATGGGCAGACGAGATCTACTGGGAGCCGCGGAGACCGGAAGTGGCAAAACACTAGCGTTTGGAATTCCGCTTCTGGAAGGAATTATGAAGCTCAAGGCGTCCGAACCATGCCGGCTAAAGGAACATGATTCCGGTAAACAGGGGGAAGGACGCGAAGGACATGAACTTACACCACCCCCGGAAGATCTGGAATATTATCCGGAACCGGACGGTGCGAATTCGTCGGTCCTCTTGGCAAAGGATCTCGATGACGAGAAAGAGCAGATGGAGAAACCTCTGTACGCGTTGATATTGACCCCTACGCGTGAACTGGCCGTTCAGATCAATGACCACTTAAAGGCGGTTACCAAGTATACGGACATCAAGATTGCAACCGTTTTCGGAGGCTTGGCAACCGTTAAGCAAGAGAGAATGCTGAAAAAGTGTCCAGAAATCGTCATTGCTACTCCTGGTCGGCTTTGGGAGTTGATCCAAGCACGGAATCCTCATTTGAGCAAAGTTGATAGAATTCG CTTCTTGGTTATTGATGAAACGGATCGTATGCTGGAGAAAGGTCATTTTGAGGAACTGAAGCAGTTGCTAGAAATGATCAACAAAAACGAGGAAGCAACGAAGCTCCGGCGAAACTATATCTTCTCCGCCACTTTGACAATGGATCACGATCTGCCGGAACACCTGGTGGCCAAGGCGAAGAAGAACAAAAAACTAAATGTTATGAAAGAAACGACCGGCCAGCGGTTGAACAATTTAGTCCAAATCATTGGTATGACCGAACCAAAAGTCGTCGACATCACCCAGCAGCACGGAACGGCCCACACGCTTGTCGAGTCGAGGATTCTTTGCAAAGCGGAGCATAAGGACTATTACCTGTATTACTTCCTGCAGCGACATCCTGGCCGGACATTAGTGTTCTGCAATTCGATCGACTGCGTCAAGCGGCTTGTTTCACTGTTCGGATATTTGAACTGCGATCCACTAAGTCTGTTCGGTAGCATGCAGCAACGACAACGTCTGAAAAATCTAGAACGATTCACCCAAAACCCGGCTGCCTTACTAATCGCAACGGACGTCGCTGCTCGTGGTCTGGACATTCCCAATGTGGATCACGTCATTCACTATCAGGTTCCGAAAGCTACCGAAAACTATGTTCATCGTTCCGGTCGAACGGCTCGTGCCAGCAAGGAAGGCATCACGGTACTGCTGATTGGAGCGAACGAAGTTAGCGACTACGTCAAACTCAATCAAGCGTTGGGCAGGACCGAAGACCTACCGATGTATCCGACATCGGAGCGAATGATGAAGCAGATCAAGGAGCGCGTTAATTTGGCACGCGATATCGAGAAAATGGATTTACGTCAGAGAAGGAGCAATGAAAGCAGAAGCTGGGAAGATAAGGTGGCAAAAGAGTTCCAAAGTGATTCGGATCTGGACAGTGAACAAGAAGAGGAACGTAAGCTAGCCAAAGGCAAGGAGAAACGCCAAATGAAGGCGAGACGGTTCGAGCTAAGCCGCTTATTGGCCAACCCCATCGTAATGGATCGGATCGAGCTGAA ATTCCCAACTTCGACCGTGTCCGTCAATTTACCGGCGGAAAAAGAACACTCTGCAATCAACCTGGTTAAACGAGTTGTTGAAGAGAACATCCACTTTAAAAAGCAAcgtaataaaaagaaaaagtttgaataa
- the LOC134224215 gene encoding sister chromatid cohesion protein DCC1 produces MIFSQDYQRSVDDVHTIIQYAKLDHNNLTNTAQAIYYPEGDQDMSKLKLLEADDHILQQIKEGKSVSFKGALNEKVVICTESRTYEVKEAEISNSLLLVPHLKQAQATSRSPIKSPKGGVNTSLDSSTEDVDEPVDSIDTVERRDVVKIFHDYFECRQVKPKFRKIIDLLRLTKYSGAENEHQVDKSLLFRFQQLLDTVQCSKEEFQDGLKKYRAIEIEDRIRMLDSEYEYRIVTLLLALIEENSWELDEIDKNMSFDALQGIVPYEVVDGVFDVYTEQSERVPGRFKYREDLVCSLFAEKILQQGLKFQIDDFLSTWQETLPDGFKADERYLRGIGIIDREGNVPCVRGLNEADLPTNLLVRLVTLFKTKERWNLEQIEPYIECFTTPTLGVTSILAKHTRSLVVNGVRIYVSKH; encoded by the exons atgataTTTAGTCAAGA TTATCAACGATCGGTCGATGATGTTCACACAATAATCCAATATGCAAAGCTTGATCACAATAACTTGACCAATACTGCGCAG GCTATTTACTATCCGGAAGGCGATCAGGATATGTCCAAGCTGAAGCTGCTGGAAGCAGACGATCACATTCTGCAGCAAATAAAGGAAGGCAAATCGGTATCCTTCAAGGGAGCTCTCAACGAGAAAGTGGTCATCTGCACCGAATCCCGAACGTACGAGGTGAAGGAAGCGGAAATTTCCAACAGTCTGCTGCTCGTTCCCCATTTGAAGCAAGCGCAAGCCACCAGTCGATCGCCGATCAAAAGTCCTAAGGGCGGTGTGAACACCTCGCTGGACAGCAGTACGGAAGATGTGGACGAGCCCGTGGACAGCATCGACACGGTGGAGCGGAGGGATGTGGTCAAAATATTCCACGATTATTTCGAGTGCCGACAGGTGAAGCCCAAGTTCAGAAAGATCATCGACCTGCTCAGGTTGACCAAGTACTCCGGGGCGGAGAATGAACATCAGGTCGACAAGTCGTTACTGTTCCGATTCCAGCAGCTGTTGGACACGGTCCAATGCAGCAAAGAGGAGTTTCAAGATGGTCTCAAAAAATATCGTGCGATTGAGATAGAGGACCGGATTCGTATGCTGGACAGCGAGTATGAGTACAGGATAGTGACACTGTTGTTGGCACTGATCGAGGAGAATTCATGGGAATTGGATGAAATTGATAAGAATATGAGCTTTGATGCGCTGCAGGGAATCGTTCCTTACGAAGTAGTCGATGGTGTATTCGATGTCTACACGGAACAAAGCGAAAGAGTGCCAGGGCGATTTAAATACCGTGAAGATCTGGTGTGTTCACTGTTTGCGGAGAAAATCCTGCAGCAAGGGTTGAAGTTTCAAATTGATGATTTTCTGAGCACGTGGCAGGAAACACTACCAGACGGATTCAAAGCTGACGAGCGATACCTGCGAGGCATTGGGATCATTGATCGCGAAGGAAATGTTCCCTGTGTGAGAGGATTGAACGAAGCTGACCTACCAACTAATTTGCTAGTTCGGTTGGTAACGTTGTTTAAAACAAAGGAACGATGGAACTTGGAGCAAATCGAACCATACATTGA ATGTTTTACAACACCAACTCTGGGAGTGACATCAATTCTGGCCAAACATACTCGTTCGTTAGTTGTGAATGGCGTGCGGATTTATGTTTCCAAGCACTAA